TTAATGGAGAAGATTGTCAGAGAGCTGGAAGACTTACAGCACTCACAGCAGGCCATCATCCAGAAGATAGGGAAAATAGAGGTAGATAATATTGAATTGGGTGATAAAAGACTTGATAAAGACTTACCTGATATGCATCAAAGGGTTTCAGATAACCTGAATACCATTGTGGGAATCCTGGAATACTTTGCGGATAAAACCCAGAACTTCGGGAACAAAAACAATGTGGATGCGTTAAAAGAGAAACAAGCAATTGATGAGGCCACCGGCAATTAATCCAGTTTAATCATAAGAAAAGCCAGGGGATGTCCCTGGCTTTTCTGTTTCCAGAATTTCTGGTCTATGCCTGGCTTATCAAGGCTCTATAGGAATAAAAAGATTAAATTTAGTGCCTTTCCCAAACTCACTTTCCACTGTAATCTCCCCATCATTCCGCTCCATAAATTCTTTACATACCATCAATCCCAGGCCAGTTCCTTTTTCGTTCATGGTTCCCCTGGTTGATATATTCTCTCCTCCAAACAGCCTTTCCAAGGCTTCTGCTTTGATTCCCATCCCATTATCTGCTATGGATAGTAACATCTTTCCCTTGCTGTAAACGGCGGTAATGTTGATCTCACAATCTTCATAACAGAATTTTATGGCATTACTCAGGAGGTTTCGGACTACGATCTGGATCATCAGCATATCCGCATATACGATGTTTCCCGGAAACACATTCTGTACAATATTTACATTTTTTGACGCAGCTGAAGGTAAATGATAATTTACTTCATTAATGATCATACTTTTCAGGTCAAAATACTCTTTATTAATTCCGTAGCCTTTTAACTGGCTTCTTGACCAATGCAGGATGTTTTCCAGTAAATCCGTGGTATACAAAATATCTTTATTCAGGATCGGAGATAATGTTTTGAACTCCTCTACTGTAATCAGGTTATTGGAAATCATTTTAAGGACTTCTGAGAGGTTCACCAATGGCCCTCTCAGGTCATGGGCAATGATAGAAAAAATCCGGTCTTTTAACTGATTTAACTTCTTCAGTTCTTCCGTCTGTTGTTGTGATTTAAGGGCTTCCTGCTTAAAATGGGTGAGGTCCTGCAACTTGATAATTGTGGCATCATTATTTAGTTTATTCTCATCCAGATACAGAATGTCCGCTTCCAGATCAAAAGAACCCAGGTGACTTTTGATATGCAGTTCTATCTTTCCGGACTGATGCCTTTCCATGAATTCAAAAAAAGCAAACTGATCCGGAAACAGAGTTTCAATTGGAGTCCCTATGATTTTTTTATTATTGGGATCGATCAGATATTTTCTGAAAGCATTGTTATAATCAATAACCCGGTTCTTTTGATCGACCACTAAAAAGCCATCCTGGATTAAATCCAGAACCTTTTCTCTGGCGATAGGTAGTACGTCAAAGAGCTTGAACCTGTATATGGCAATGGAAATAAAAAAGATCGTTGCCGCAAAAGAAAAAGGAGTGAGATCCAGGTTTCCAACAGGGCGGAAGCCCAGAATATAAGCAATATTGGTTAACCACGGGATAATGGCCGCAATCACGACACTATAGTTTTGTCTTTTATAAATCGGATCGGCCTTTCGAAAGGTTGTAATGAGCAAATAACTACCGATGGCTAGCAGCAGATAAAAATAGATAGTAAATAGCTGGTAAGAAATTCCCGGAACAATATATACCATAGGGAATTCTCCTCTGGTATCCATAAAGTAGCTTTTATAATGCAGGTGATGATAACTGTTGGTCCAAACCAATAAGGTGATAACTACAGTTACACTGGCTAAAAGGGAAAAATTTAAAGGCCGTTTATACCATTTTTCCCGACCCGCCAGTTTTAAGCAAAATAAAAACCAGCAAAGGGGTAATGTGGTGATGCCTACATATTCAATATCAATGAAAAATTTTGCCTGATCTAATGAAGCACTCGCAAGTTCAAATCCATAGGCCAATGACCAAATGGAATTTGACAGCATCATCAGCCCAAATATCTTAAGTGCCCCATGCTTCTTTTTATAAGCATACCAGGACAAAAAAAGCATGATGCTGCCAGAAATCAGGAGAAATAAGGAGTAGGCATTAAATGTAAAATCCATTTAAACAGAAGATGAGAATGCAATCATTAGACGCCTCAAATATACCCCATATGCGATGATTGTTAATATAAAACTACGTAATTTAGTTATGAATTAAAAATATTCTTAGTTTTACAGAACAGTTATCATATCAACTTATCATTACATTATGAAAAAAATAATCTTATCTGCATTATTCATCTGTTCCAGCATGATGGCTTTTAGCCAGGTGTTGCCTAGCTTCCAATTCGGATTAAAAGGTGGGGCCAACCTTACTAAGTTTAGCACCAAGGGTACTTTTAACAGCGAAAACAGAGCAGGATATTACGGTGGTGTCTGGGCGCGTATCGGTGCTGCAGGAATTCACCTGCAACCAGAGCTTTACATTTCTGGGAAAAATACAACTTTAAAAGATGATGCTGGTGTAGAGAATAAAGTGAACTTTACCAGTTTGGATATTCCGGTTTTGGTCGGTACAAAAATCGGAGCAGCAGGTGTGGGGATTCGTTTAAATACAGGACCTGTCGTTTCTTTTATCCTGAATGAAGATCAGTCTATCGGTGACGCAACGAGCTCAGCACTTAAAGGAAACTTTAAAGGTCAGAACTTTGCATGGCAGTTTGGTGCCGGATTAGACATCAGCAAATTAGGCATCGACCTAAGGTACGAGCAAGGTCTTTCTAAAATTGGAAAAGACGACTATAATGCTAAAAAACTAGGTCTGTTTACTTTAGGATTGGCTTACAGGTTATTCTAAAAACAAAAGTTTTCAACATTTTGTTGAAAAGGGGTGGACATCAGTTGTTTACCCCTTTTTTTGGCTTTAAAATTGACGTTGTAATTCTCCCTAACTTAATTAATACAACTATGAATATCAAAGAGTTATTATTAAACGGAAAAAGCTTTTCAGAGCTATTGAAACAGTTCTCTATAGAGGCAGATGATGTTAGAATACAGGACGAAGATGTCATCCTGTCTGACCACATTTTGAAACACCAGGATGTGGTAAAAGAAAGTATCTGTATCGAAGGTAAAAACAAAGAGGGAATTGTGAATTTCTTTGGTACCCTTCATTATAACTTATTGAACAAGTTGGCTGTATTTGAAATGCAGGGATTTGAGAAGATTACTTCTCCTCAGGTTTGTTAGGCATCCTTGATCACTTCTTTGATTTCATAATTGAATGTGCCTTTAATAGGCCGTATAGGCGTGTTTTTGTCGTCACTAAGCACCTTCACATAACAGGCGCCAAAATAGAAAATGAAAGATGAATAGAAAACAAATAGCATAATCAGGACAATAGAACCTGAAGTTCCGTAAATATTCCCTATACCGCTTAGGGGTAACATAATCCTTAAGATATACTTTCCTGCAGTAAATAAAATGCCAGTCAGAATTCCGCCATGAATGGCCGATTTCCAGGTTGGACGGCCATTGGTCAGGAACCGGAACAGAACCGAAAACCAAATGGTCACGATTACCACAAACAAAGCCTGATTTAATATCGAAAGAAAGAACTTTCCGAATGTAGGTGCGGCATTATTAATATAAACCCCAATAATGGCCTGGATACTGTCGGTGAGAAGGCCGAGAAAAAATAATAAGCCTGCCAGCAGGATGATGACAAAGGAACGGGCCCTCAACTGCATCTTGAAATAAAAACCGGCCTTTCCCTTAATTCCAATAGACCAGATCTGATCCATTGAATTTTTGATAACCGCAAAAAGTGTGGTGGCGACAAAAATGAAGAAGATAAAACTCAATATCGTAGCATACCACTGGTGATCAACACCTCTGATATTTCTTAAGGTTTGTCGGATCTGAAGTGTACTGCTGTCGTCTAATACGCTGCCCAATCGTTCAAACAACCGGTTTACCAGGGTCTTACGGTCCATAAAGAAACCAAATAAACGAATCAGGATAATGAGAATGGGAGGGATGGCAAAATTTGCAAAGAAAGCAGTAGCTCCGGCAAGACGTAAAGGATCATTCTTTTTGAACAATTTAAACGCAGCGCTAAAACGCGTACAAAATAATGAGATCCTGCTGATGCTGTTAATTTCCATTCCCCTCAGATTGCCTTGAGGCCCGAAAATAGCTAAATTTTTTAAATCTGATGGGAATGTCACATAAAAAAGCCAGTACTGTTTCCAGACTGGCTCCGTTTTATGAATAATAATGGTCAGTTTTTATAAATTTCCTCTCAGTTCCTGCTCACGTTCCAATGATTCGAATAAGGCTTTGAAATTACCTGCTCCAAATGATTGTGCCCCTTTTCTTTGGATGATCTCAAAGAACAAAGTCGGACGGTCTTCTACTGGTTTGGTAAAGATCTGCAATAAATAGCCTTCCTCATCACAGTCTACCAGGATACCCAACTCTTTTAACTGCTCAATCTCCTCATCAATTTCTCCTACACGATTCGGCATCATGTTGTAATAGGCTTCAGGGGGTGCACTTAAAAACTCAACCCCTCGAGATTTTAATTCCCTTACCGTAGACAAAATATCTTTTGTAGCTACCGCAATGTGTTGCACCCCTTCGCCTTCATAAAACTCTAAATATTCTTCGATCTGTGATTTTTTCTTCCCTTCGGCAGGCTCGTTGATCGGAAATTTCGAAAACCCATTCCCGTTGCTCATTACCTTACTCATCAGGGCAGAATACTCTGTATTGATCTGCTTATCATCAAAAGAAAGAATGTTGACAAAGCCCATTACGTCTTCATACCATTTCACCGTTTCATTCATTCTATTCCATCCTACGTTTCCTACGCAATGGTCAATATATAAAAGACCTGCATCCTTTGGTGCGTAATCACTCCTCAGGTCCTGATAACCAGGCATGAAACTACCGGTATAATTCTTACGCTCAATGAACATGTGGATGGTCTCGCCATAGGTATAAATACCAGACATTTTTACTTCTCCATGTTCATCCGTTTTGGTTACCGGCTCCATATAAGGTTTGGCACCACGCTTAGTGGTTTCCTCAAATGCACTGTAAGCATCGTCTACCCAAAGTGCGAGGATTTTTACACCGTCACCATGTTTTTTAACATGTTCTGCAATCGGACTGTCCGATTTCATAGCGGTTGTCAGTACCAATCTGATTTTTCCTTGTTGTAAGACATACGAAGCGCGATCGCGAACTCCTGTCTCTGGTCCTGCATAAGCTAAGGATTGAAAGCCAAATGCTGTTTTATAGTAATGTGCAGCCTGCTTTGCATTGCCTACATAAAATTCTATGTAATCTGTTCCATTAATAGGGAGAAAATCCTGTGCTTTAGCGATCTTTTCTGCAAATGTTTGTGTGCTCATGATTGTTGTTAAATATTTTAAAATAAGCTGTTTATCTGATTATTCTACGTTGTGCTGCCAGCTTTTGTGGTAGCTCTCATCCTCAATGTTTACGGCATCTTCAGTAAGCATTAAAGGACGGAAAGGGTCAATCATCACTGCCAGCTCCTCTGTACTTTCTTTTCCGATAGATTTCTCTACAGTCCCAGGGTGTGGCCCATGAGGAATTCCTCCGGGATGTAAGGTGATTTGTCCTTTTACTACACTCTTTCTGCTCATAAAGTCGCCATCTACATAATACAGGACCTCATCACTATCCACATTGCTGTGGTTATAGGGTGCAGGAATCGAAAGCGGATGGTAGTCGTATTTGCGGGGAACAAAAGAGCAGATCACAAAATTATGTCCTTCAAAAGTCTGATGAACCGGAGGCGGCTGATGTAAACGTCCGGTTATGGGCTCAAAATCATGGATAGAAAAAGCCCATGGATAATGAAAACCATCCCAGCCTACAAAATCAAAAGGATGGGTGCCATAAGTATAAGGATACATTAAGCCCTGTTTTTTAATCAGTACCTTGAAGTCGCCTACCTCATCAATAGTCTCCAGATCTGTTGGACGTTTGATGTCACGCTCACAATAAGGAGAATGTTCCATCAATTGCCCGTATTCATTTCTATAACGTTTTGGAGAGCGGATCGGACTAAAGCTCTCTATAATAAAGAGCCTGTTTTTCTCCTCATCGAATTCCAGCTGATAAATGGTACCTCTTGGAATCACAAGGTAATCCCCATATGCAAAACGGATTTTACCAAAACCTGTTTTTAGGGTTCCTGTACCTTCATGAATAAAGATGACCTCATCCGCCTGACTATTTTTATAGAAATAATCGGTCATCGATTTTCTTGGTGCCGCCAGGGAGATATGCAGGTCACTGTTCACCAGGACCGGCTTTCTGCTTTCCAGGTAATCATCTTCAGGTTTGATATTGAAACCGATCAGACTGGTATGGCGCAGGTGTTTTTCACGGGCAATTTTTGGCTCTACAGAATAGGGCTCCCCAAGGGATTTTACGATGGTTGGCGGGTGACAATGATAGACCAGTGAATATAAGCTTGAAAACCCTTCAGTAGAAACTAGTTCCTCTGCATATAAATTGCCATCTGGTTTTCTAAAAACGGTATGGCGTTTAGCAGGAATGGTTCCTAAGGTATGATAGATAGGCATAACAGTAGGTTAATTTGGTTAGAATAATATATATTAATAACGTTAAAACGCGGAAAACGTTTTATAAAATCAGCGGAAAAGCTAAATGGAGTATTGGGCAAAAATGATTTTGGAAAGCATGGCATACCTGAATGCGGCCAATGCTTGTTTGGCTACTTGATTTTGGTATGTGAGGGGCTGTATCATTTTGTTTGCGTCAGCTAAATTAAGGAATTAATCTAGTAATCAACAAACAATAAAAGAGATTTAATGGAGATAATTTTTTTATAGCCATGGTTGCTGTAATTTTATATAGCTTTGAACAACTACATAAAAAACTGAGCATATGAAGCTGGTATCCTATAAAACAGAAGACAGAGAACACCTGGGTGTTTTTGTAAACGGACATATTTATAATCTGAATTCATGCGACAAACAACTGCCGAATGAGATGAATGCTTTTTTGGCAGGCGGCGAAGAATTGATGATCCGTGCGAAAAAGATTGACGCACAAATCAAATCTGCTGAGATTGAACCTAAAGAAGAGGCTTTCTATGAGCTTATCGCTCCGGTACCGCACCCAACTTCCTGCAGAGATGGATATGCCTTCCGTCAGCATGTGGCTGCGGCACGTAGAAACCGTAAAGTAGATATGATTGCAGAGTTTGATCAGTATCCTATTTTTTATTTTACCAACCATAACGCCATTCAGGGACCGGGAGAGATCGAATGTATGCCCGATCATTTCCAAAAACTTGATTTTGAGCTGGAAGTAGCTATTGTAATTGGTAAAAAAGGCAGGAATATTACTGCTGCAGAAGCGGATAGCTATATCGCCGGTTATATGGTGATGAATGATATGAGTGCGAGAACCCTGCAAATGGAAGAGATGTTGTTAAACCTGGGCCCTGCAAAAGGAAAAGATTTCTCTACGGTGATTGGCCCATGGCTGGTTACTCCTGACGAGCTGGAACAGTATAAAACAGCGGCTAAACCAGGTCATACCGGTAATGCTTACGATCTGAAAATGACCTGTACCGTAAATGGTGTGGAAGTATCTTCGGGTAATATGGCAGATATGGACTGGACTTTTGCCGAGATTGTGGAGCGTTGCGCTTATGGTGTAGACATCCTGCCTGGCGACGTGATTGGTTCAGGTACAGTAGGTACAGGGTGCTTCCTGGAGTTAAATGGAACAGGCTTATTGAATAATCCTGATTTCAAGCCACAATGGTTACAGGATGGCGATGTAGTGGAAATGGAAATTACTGGTCTCGGACATTTAAGTAATATCATAAAAAAGGTAGATACAGACTTCTCTATCCTTGCTTTGAAGAAAAAATAAAATCATACCCGTAAAGACAATTGCTCTTTACGGGTAATTAGCCCTGATCAGGTATCCGAATTAAGGCTCAAATAAAAGAATATGCTTACTATAGATGTAACTACACAAACTCCTGCCCAGCTGCAGAACTATTTGCAATATGCAATTGCACCAAGACCAATCTGTTTTGCTACCACAATTGATAAGGATGGAAACATCAACTTAAGCCCTTTTAGTTTTTTCAATATGTTCAGCACCAACCCTCCATTGTGTATTTTTTCTCCTGCAAGGAGGGTGCGTGACAATACCACCAAGCATACGCTGGAAAATGTACTTGAGGTAAAGGAATGTGTGATCAACATCGTCAATTATCCGATGGTACAACAGATGAGTCTGGCCAGCACGGAATATGCGAAGGGGGTAAATGAGTTTGAAAAGTCAGGTTTTACCATGCAGCCCTCACAATTAGTGAAACCACCAAGGGTAGCTGAGGCTCCGGTTCAAATGGAATGCATTGTTAAAGAGGTGATCCATCTTGGAGCGAATCCAGGTGCAGGAAACCTGATCCTGGCGGAAGTAAAACTAATTCATATCAAAGAAGAAATCCTGGATACAGATGGAAAAATTGACCAGGCAAAAATAGACCTTGTAGCTCGTTTAGGTGGTGATTGGTACTGTAGAGTAACCCCTGAAAACCTGTTTAAAGTAGCCAAGCCGCTAACCACACTAGGTGTGGGGGTAGATGCTTTACCTTCAGCCGTACGGAATTCACATGTATTGAGTGGAAATGATCTGGGGATGCTTGGAAATGTAGAGCATTTGCCTTCAGCAGATGAAATAGATGCGATCAGGGATACGGAGCTGGTAAAAGAAGTGTTGGATGCAACGATTGGTGATGCTGCCAACCGCGAACGTGAACTTCATGAACTGGCCAGGCAATTGTTGAAAGAAGGAAATGTAAATGAAGCACTAAAGGTGGTTTTGTTATAGAATACTGACCACTTTCATGAATCTTTTCTTATAAAAGCCTTCATTTAAACTCGTAATTGTCACTCCTTTTGCACCACCGGAAGAGGAGTGAATAAATTTGATCTCATCGCCATTAATGGAGTATATAATGCCCACGTGGCCTATCCGGCGAACCCGGCTATTGGTGCCGGTAAAAAGGATTACGTCACCAATCTGTGCATCTTCCAGCTTTTTAGCCTCGCCTCTGGTTGCAAATTCCCTGGAGGAACGTGGCACTTTAAATCCAAAATTCTGAAACACATAGCTTACAAAGCCGGAACAGTCAAATCCTTTCCTGGGATTGCTGGAAGCATATCGGTAAGGAATACCAATCATAGATTTCGCAAACTCTAAAAGGCGGTTGGTAGATTGGGGCTTACTTGCAGGAATTGCCGGCGTGATTTCCATGAGTTTGGAAACCAATTCTTTATATTGAACGGGTGTGGTGTTTTGCGATCTTGCTGCAAATGCACTACATGAAAGAAAGAGGGATAAAATAATGCTTTTCTTCATATCAACGGGCTAAAGATATTAAAATATCCTTAGCCCGTTGATAATGTTGATAACTTGGCGGCTAAGGTGTCGTTACAGCCACAGGAAGCACTTTTCCATTAAAAAATTTATGTCCTGTCTTTGCAAAATCAGCTACATACTTGCCCATTTCAAAAGCCATAACCGGCGATTGGTAACCTGGAAATGCCTCTTCCAGCATCTCGGTTTGAGCAGAACCCAGAGCCAGACAATTGATTTTTATTCCCGTATCGGCCAGTTCAAAGGCCAGACATTCGGTTAAAGTATGCAAAGCCCCCTTACTGGAAGAATAGGCTGCAAGCCCAGGAAATTTAACACTACCCTGAAAACCGCCCATACTGCCAATATTTACAATATGGCTTCCTGAGGTCAGTAGTGGAAGTAAGTTCTGGATCATGTTAAAATGCCCCAGCACATTGCTTTCAAACATCTGGTATAAATCCGCTGCGCTGGTTTCCAGAAAAGGTTTGTTGATTAATGAGCCGGCATTATTAATTAAAATATCTACCGTTCCCAGTCTTTCCTTTAAAAAAGGAATCAGTGCGGCATAATCATCATTTACAATGTCAAATTCTACAGGAAGTAAAACACAGTCGGGGTTTATTCCTCTGGCAATTTCCAGTAGTTTACGCAGTTTGTCCGCAGATCGGGCAATACATACGATTTTATGGTCTTTATTCAGTGCAAATTCTAAGGCAGCTTCAAAACCTATTCCACTGCTTGCACCTGTTAATACTATGTTCATCTAATCTTCTTCAGTAATCAATTGGCTCACGGGGTTTTCAATCACATGTAAACCATCTGTAATTAATTTACGGTAGTCTGCCTCATTTGCCGCTTTAAGCTCCAGATATACCCGCAGCTCTTTTTCGAATTCGGGATCCAGTTTCTTGTGATAAATGATCTCTAGAATTTCTAAAGCAGCAAGCCAGTCGTAACGGTGTTCTGCTTTAAGTTCTTCAAATAGAGCGATACATTTCTCATAATCTCTTTTATCCTGTCTTATAGAACGGATAGCGCTATAGATCGCATGTAATTTCTTGGTTTTTTCATCATAAGTTACCTTATGTGTTTGCTGACCGCTTACATGGGTGATTTCTTCATAAGCATCTTTATCGGCTGCGCCGTTGAATACAGAGATGATTTTTTCTCCCACTGCCATATCATAAATACCCCATTCCGGTTGGAAAAGTATATTTCCATTGTCTTCTTTAACGGTACAATCCTCAAATGTGATCAATACCGTTTTACCGCCATGCTGGACAATTTCTTTTACCAGTCCTTTCACGTGAATCCCGCTGTCAAAAGTCAGGTCTGCGGTTTGCCCTGTAGCAATACCTTGCGCCTGTAGCTCAGTAAGGCTCAGATTTTCCAGTGCCAGACCATTCCATCTGCCAACAGGGGAGGAGAATCCGTCCTTATGGTAGAATTTGCCATGACCTTCCAGTTGTTTATGGTCTACAGCCAGTGCAGATGGCCCGGTTGTTTTTATAAAAGTAAGCTCGTCATCGGCAGTGATGCCCATATCTGTAAAAATGCCGGTAACCTGTAAGCCAGAACTGTAAACTGCTGTTGCAGGATTTTTACATTCAATTGCTTTGACCAGACTTTCAGCACCGCCACGTCTGAACGCCATAGTATCAGCAAACTCTTCTAAAACGTCTATCAGGTTTTGAAAAGTTTCCGTCACAAATAATTGTGGCTGTGGCTTGGTGATGTCATATTGTGCATTGATTGCATCGATGGTATACCATTTTTTCAGCACGTCATCTTTCATACAGCTGGAACTTTCCCCGATCGAAGAAAGTAAACCCGCGCCATAAATTTTAGGGTCTTCAAGTGTGCCTATCAGTCCATATTCTACTGTCCACCAATGTAGACGACCCAATAGCGCCATTTCAGAAGGCTCGCCCATATTCTCGGCAACCACCTGCAAATGTTTTTCTGCTTTGGCGATTTCCTGTTCCGAGGCATCTGCAGATTCCTTCAGGATAGAAAGGTTGCGGATAGCCTCATAAAGCTCAAAATCTTTGGAAGAGAACATGGCTTTAGCTCCGATAGAGCCAAAATAGCTCAAGTAACTGTTGTAGTCGGCATCCGCTATGATGGGTGCATGCCCTGCCGACTCATGGATAATATCCGGAGCGGGTGTATATTCAATATGGTTGATCTGACGAATATCTGCTGCAATAACCAATACCCGGTAAGCCTGGTATTCCATGAATGCTGCAGGAGGAATAAACCCATCCACCGTAACCGCACCCCAGCCTATTTTGCCAAGGTTATCGTTCATGGTTTGCAAATTGGGGATATATTCAATACTTAGGCCTGCACGTTGCAGTCCTTTGATATATGGATAATAAGCCACATGTTTCAGGTAACTATAATTCTGACGCATTACATAGCGCCAAACAGCCTGATCGATTGGCGTATATTTTTCGTAATGCTGCTCTACAATAAACTGCCTTAAATGCTTAGGGAGCTTTGCTACCTGGGGATTGTTAAAGTCATTAAAATCACTCATTACGTGTGTTGATTAGTATTGAGCCCAATATAAGAAAATCTACGTCTTCACTTAAAAAAAAGGGGCTATGATTTAAGAAAAATAACCGAAAACAGACATGTTGTTCAGTTGTTGTAATTACTTTCTGACCTTAAATGTAAAGTACTTCTGAGAAAAATAACTGAATATGGTCAGGATTACCGTGATGATGATTTTTGAAATTGTCGGATAAAATCCAAATGCCTCCACCAGTACTTTCAGCATCGCAAGATTCAACAGAATGTTCGTTACAAATACCGAACCATACCGGAAGAGCTGGATTCTTCCCTTAAGATTGGATTTAGTGAATATCAGGTATTTGTTGAGGATAAAACCGATGCAAAAGGTGATCAGGGATTCAATTGCCAGTGCTGCTACCGGTGCGGTAATCAGATTGGGCAGATATGGAATGGAAAGTTTTACATCCTCCTGGTGTAACACCCAGTTATAGACAATATAGTAAACTACAATACCAGAAGCTGCAGTTGTACCTCCTGAAACCAGGTATCTGAACGTATGAAGGGATAGCCAACGGGAAAAAGGGGGGTAGAAGAAATCTATTAATCTTAATAACGCTTTGCGCATGCTTATTTGAAGGTTAATTTATTCTCAATCATCCTGTTGTTATATTGCTGTCTGAAGGCTTTCAAATTCTTTTCCAGTTTTTCTGCAATCAATGGCTCTGTCTTCAACAGATTATGCTGAACAAGCCGGTCGGTTTTTAAATTATATAAGGCCAGATTTTCTTTTCCGTCATTTACAAGGTAATAGTCGCCCATGTAAAAGTTGAAAGAACCATCGTTGTTATTAACGACAAAGTTATCGGTTTTCTTATCAAAAGCATCAAAACCCATAGAGAAATAAGGTTTATTGTAATGCAGGTAGTTTAATACCGTGGGCATAATGTCCATTTGCTGTACCAGCTTGTCCGTTTTTCCTTTCAATGTCCCCCCGGGGCGGTAGAACAGAATTGGAATAGAGAAATATCCTGGAGTGTTTTGGTATTCAGGCAAATAGGATACCGTAGCATGGTCTGCGC
This region of Pedobacter steynii genomic DNA includes:
- a CDS encoding C40 family peptidase, with the protein product MKKSIILSLFLSCSAFAARSQNTTPVQYKELVSKLMEITPAIPASKPQSTNRLLEFAKSMIGIPYRYASSNPRKGFDCSGFVSYVFQNFGFKVPRSSREFATRGEAKKLEDAQIGDVILFTGTNSRVRRIGHVGIIYSINGDEIKFIHSSSGGAKGVTITSLNEGFYKKRFMKVVSIL
- a CDS encoding SDR family NAD(P)-dependent oxidoreductase, encoding MNIVLTGASSGIGFEAALEFALNKDHKIVCIARSADKLRKLLEIARGINPDCVLLPVEFDIVNDDYAALIPFLKERLGTVDILINNAGSLINKPFLETSAADLYQMFESNVLGHFNMIQNLLPLLTSGSHIVNIGSMGGFQGSVKFPGLAAYSSSKGALHTLTECLAFELADTGIKINCLALGSAQTEMLEEAFPGYQSPVMAFEMGKYVADFAKTGHKFFNGKVLPVAVTTP
- a CDS encoding aromatic amino acid hydroxylase gives rise to the protein MSDFNDFNNPQVAKLPKHLRQFIVEQHYEKYTPIDQAVWRYVMRQNYSYLKHVAYYPYIKGLQRAGLSIEYIPNLQTMNDNLGKIGWGAVTVDGFIPPAAFMEYQAYRVLVIAADIRQINHIEYTPAPDIIHESAGHAPIIADADYNSYLSYFGSIGAKAMFSSKDFELYEAIRNLSILKESADASEQEIAKAEKHLQVVAENMGEPSEMALLGRLHWWTVEYGLIGTLEDPKIYGAGLLSSIGESSSCMKDDVLKKWYTIDAINAQYDITKPQPQLFVTETFQNLIDVLEEFADTMAFRRGGAESLVKAIECKNPATAVYSSGLQVTGIFTDMGITADDELTFIKTTGPSALAVDHKQLEGHGKFYHKDGFSSPVGRWNGLALENLSLTELQAQGIATGQTADLTFDSGIHVKGLVKEIVQHGGKTVLITFEDCTVKEDNGNILFQPEWGIYDMAVGEKIISVFNGAADKDAYEEITHVSGQQTHKVTYDEKTKKLHAIYSAIRSIRQDKRDYEKCIALFEELKAEHRYDWLAALEILEIIYHKKLDPEFEKELRVYLELKAANEADYRKLITDGLHVIENPVSQLITEED
- a CDS encoding GtrA family protein, which gives rise to MRKALLRLIDFFYPPFSRWLSLHTFRYLVSGGTTAASGIVVYYIVYNWVLHQEDVKLSIPYLPNLITAPVAALAIESLITFCIGFILNKYLIFTKSNLKGRIQLFRYGSVFVTNILLNLAMLKVLVEAFGFYPTISKIIITVILTIFSYFSQKYFTFKVRK